CCTGGGATTGTAGCTGGGATGGCTCCCGATTCGACCCGGCGGGAAATCGCGGCGATCAAACGGCACTCACCAAAGGAATGCAAGTCCTTGGTGAAATGGCAGTTGGGACGAATGCGCTACCGTGGCGGATGTTGGGCCTGCTGACGATGGCGGGGTCGGGAATGCTCCTGGCGCGGTCGCTGTTTCGTCGCGGTCTGGCGGAGCAAACGGCGCTGGTGTGCGTGGCGTTATTCTTGTGGAATCCCACCATTCTCAGCGAATGGCTGCGGCCGATGAGCGGCAGCATGCTTGGCTTGCCCCTGGCGATTCTCGGGCTGGGAATCTCCGCATCGTCAGCGTCAGCGGCGGCGACGGGAGCTTGGACGGGGCGGATGCTGATTGTGGTGGCGGCCTGTTGTCAGCCAGCGTGGATTGGCCTGCTGCTGATGCGGTGGCAACCCGTTGCGGCAATTGCAGTTACGGCGGGTCTGGGTGCATCGACCGGCGCGTGGATGCCGCTGGCGCTGTCACTTGCCTGGACGGTCGCCGTCCCGTTGGATCGATTTATCACGCGGCCAGTCACGAATCCCGTGCGGTTGGGCTGGATCGGGTTGGGCGGCGTGTTGGCGATTGCGGTGGTCGGCACGATGGGGCAAATGGATCGGCAGATTGCCCGCGCCAAGATGTTCGATGAAGTGCTGCAATGGTGCCTGCGTGAGGCATTGCCGGGCGAAACCATCGGGTGGACGGCCACCAACGGAGCGCCGAACGGCCCAAGCGACACGGAGTTGGGGCAATTTGGGGCACATTTGCGACGAGTGGGACGGGGCGATTTGCAGATTGCGCTGTATGATACCAGCAGTCAATCGACCGCGCCGAGATACCGCGTTGCGTTGGGGGAACCCGGCGAATCGGATCTGTCGTGGTCGCTGTTGCAACCGGTGCAGATTCGCTATTGGGCCGGTTCGCGGCAGGAAGTCTGTACCATCACCGAACGCAATGACGTGGCCGCCGCTCAGGCTGCATGGCTGCGAGCCGAACTCGAGCGTGCAATCGCCCCGCAAGGTTCCCTTATTGAGAAGTAACCCGCATGCCGTCCAAAAAGTCGATCGCCCTCGATACCGAAGCTGCCATTGACCGGCTGATGCACTTTCTCGCAATCGAGGGCATCACAGGCGAAGAACAGGCGATCGCCACCGCGATCCGCCAATCGCTGCTGGATCTGGGCGTCCCGGAATCGGCGATTCGCTTTGATACCGCTAACGAACGCATCCCGCTGCCGACGCAGACCGGCAACCTAATTGTTGAACTGCCCGGCACACGGGACGATGAACCCCGACTGCTGTTTAGCACCCACATGGACACAGTTCCGCTGGCGCGCGGCGCGGTGCCCGTCCGCAAAGGAAGCCGCATCGTTCCGCAGGGCGAAACCGCTCTCGGCGGCGACAATCGCACCGGAGTGGCGGTGCTGGTCACGCTGGTGGCGGAGTTATTCAAGCAGAAATTGCCGCATCCGCCGATCACGCTGCTGTTTACGGTGCGTGAAGAAAGCGGCCTGTTCGGGGCACGCTACCTGGAGAAGGCCGATCTGGGGGATGACCTGGCGATGTGCTTCAATGTCGATGGTCGCAGCGCCGCGCATCTGACGATTGGAGCCGTGGGCGCGGAACGCTGGGAAATCGAAATCACGGGCAAAGCCTCGCATGCGGGGGTCTACCCGGATCGTGGCATCTCGGCGACGCTGATTGCCGCGTTGGGGCTGACTCGCGTGCATGAAGGTGGCTGGTTTGGCAAAGTGGAGAAAGATAGCAAATTCGGCACCAGCAACATTGGCACCTTCGGCGATGCCCAGGGGCGTGCGGCCGGCGATGCGACCAATGTCGTCACCGATTTTGTGAAAATCACCGGCGAAAGCCGCAGTCACGATGCCCGATTCATTCGGGAAATCAGCGGCGCGTACAAAGCCGCGTTCCACGATGCCGCCGAGCAGGTCCGCGACCATGAAGGCAAAAAAGGCAAAGTGAAGTTCACCAGCCGACAAGACTATCACCCGTTCAAACTCAAGGAAGATGCCCCGGTGGTGCTGCGAGCGCGGGCGGCAGTCGAGGCCATTTCGCGCACGCCGGAAGTGAAGACCACCAACGGCGGTCTGGATGCCAATTGGCTGGTCAAGCATGGCATTCCGACGGTGACATTCGGCGCGGGGCAGAATGAAATCCACACCATCAAGGAATTTGTGGATTTGGCGGAATTCGATTCCGGCTGCCGACTCGCACTCGCCTTAGCGACCATGGCAGAATAACCGCCGAATTGCTGAGATCGAACCCCACCACGACCCCACTCGGAATTTCCGCAGTGGGATCGTGCGTTTTTAGGCTTGTCTGAGCATTGTCACACACCGTATGATGATGGCTAAGTTTCCATGACATTCACCTCATGAGTCGCCCCATGCATCGCATTCGAGCCTGTTTGATCGGCATTGTGGCGTTATCCGCGTTGATTGGCTGCGGCAAACGGCCGAATCGCAAGCCGATTCGACCCGTTGAAATTTCGAGAACGGCTGCCCCGATTTTGGACAAAATCCTGCAAGAGACTCAGTCGAAGTTTGCTCCCGATTGGCCCGCCGTGCAGATTCGCGTGCTTCCCGATGGCGAATTGCAAGCGGACATCGTCGCAGTCAACAGTCAATCGTGGGCCAGCGAATATCTATCGGGGGGGGTGCCGATTGTGGTTTCCGAGGAGGATCTGACGAAAATTCAGAATGGCAAGATACTAACGATCACCAATTCGTCGAATCCGCCACGATTCGGGTTTGTCAATTTTCCCGCACAACCGCAAGGAAAACTGGTCGATGCTCGGAAGAATTTCTCCACCCGATTAACCAAGAAGAGCCATCCACAAGGTTCGGCAGGGTATCCGCCACGCGAAACATTCAACCTGGTGCTGTATCCCACATCGTTGGGGTTTTTTGAAGCCTTTCTCTCCAAACTGCCCAAGGATGACCAAAAACATCCGGCGATCATTTGGATTACCGGCGGTGATTGCAACACGATCGATCAGGGCTGTTACAACCAGGGACCGTATTCCGCCGATCAATCGGCGTCCGCCTATCGTGAAGCGGGAATCGTGATGATGTTCCCATCACTTCGGGGTGGCAACAGCAACCCCGGACAGAAAGAGGGCTTTCTCGGCGAAGTCGATGATGTCATTGCCGCCGCCGATTTTCTGGCCAAACAACCAGGAATCGACCCCAATCGCATCTACCTGGGTGGACACAGTACGGGTGGTACCCTAGTGCTGTTGGCGGCAGCCTCCAGCTCGAAATTCCGCGCAGTGTTCTCCTTCGGCCCCGCGGATACCCCCGTTGGCTACCCGGAAGAATTCACGCCGTTCGACACCAATGACCCCTTCGAAGTGGAACTGCGTGCGCCAATCAAATGGCTGCAAGACATTACCACGCCGACGTTTCTATTCGAAGGCGCGAAAGAACCCTCGAACGCCGATGCGGTGCACGCCATGAGCAATCGGGTGCCCTTGGTTCAGGGCTTTGTGGTGCAGGGACGGGATCACTTCACCGTCTTGGCCGTCAACAACCTGATCGCCGAGCGAATTCTGGCCGACACTGGCCCCACGTGCAATCTGAAATTCAGCGAACCGGATTTCGCGCAATTCCGGTAAATCGCCAAGATCCGCCTCCCGCGTCGCCGCCGATTCACCGTGGCGACGCCCTTCCGATCGCATTTCGCAACTTTTTTCAAAATTCCTGAAAGAACCCACCGGCATGCCGCTTTCTCTCGGTAAGGGTTGATCCACACACATTCCCAATCTGGAGCGTGTCATGCCGTTGGTCCAATTTCCGTCTACGGTTTGGGAAGATATCGAAAATCTCAAATCCGAGAATGCAGCCGTCGTCAAGCAGGCGATGGAATCGCTGTTGAAGCGGTACGAATATCCCATCGAGCAATACTTCAAGATCCGATTTCGGAATCATCCGCTGCTGAAAAATGAAATCGATTCGATCAAGAATCAAACGCTCGCCGATTTATCGGTCGGCAAAGGGGCCGAACATCTGCGGTCGATGACTTCGGAATCGACGCCCAGCTTTCGGGCGTGGCTGTTGAAGCGGATCAAATGGGCAGCTCAAAGTGTCGAACGCACGTTGTATGCCCGCCAATCCAGCCACATTCACGGAGCGGCATCGTTGAATGAGCTACAAGCAAACCAAGACAGCATCGCCGATGAGGCCGATACCGCCTACGATCGCGCATTTGTCGAATCGACCTTGCGAGAAGTGGATCGGCGATTGAAAGCTCGCTGCGATCACCCGCAGTATTTCGACATCCTCAAACCGTATGTCCGCTCCGATTCCACGGTCCCCTATGCCGACTTGTGTGCCCAGACCGGCCTGCGGAAAGAGCAACTGTATGGCATCGTGCACAAATTCCGGGAACTCTGGAAAGTGTTGCTGCGCGAAATCGTGTTGGAAACCGTCGGCTCTCCCTCCGAGGTGGAGCGCGAATTGTTGGAACTGATGCGGCAATGCCTGTGAGGAATCGCCATGAGCAACGGATCAATCGCGGAACCGCTGTGCATTCGCTGTCAACGGGTTGCAGTTGTGCCCGATTTTGACATGTGCCACGATTGCATGATCCAAGAAGCCCTCGTCATTCCGGCGTATCGATCCGTTGGTTCACCGCCCGACTCCCCGGCGGCGGCGCTTGCGGTGGCCCAGCCGGATTCCAGCTCCGCTCCTCCGCAATCGGCCGATTCGCAATCGCGGATTCCCGGCTACCGCCTCGTTCGCTTTCTGGGCGAAGGGGCGATGGGCCGCGTCTATTTTGCCTATCGGCTGCACGAGGTTGGCTCGACTCGCACCGAAGTGGCGGAACCAGTGGCCGTGAAGGTGATTCGGCGGGAACGGCTGGCACGTCGGCCCGATGCGATTGCGAATTTCGCCCGCGAAGCGACCGTGATGCAGGCACTTCGGCATCCGCACATCATTCAGGTGATCGACTTCGATTTGGAAGGCGAAATTCCATATCTGGCCATGCCCTGGTGCGAAGGCGGACGATTAACCGACTACCTGGAACGGGTGATGGATCTTGCCCGACATCCCTGGTTTGGGCAACGCACCGTCGCGTCGAAACCGCCGCAGTCCGATGCCACCCAGATGCCGAGTGAATCGATCCTCCGTTCACAATCGCCGGGGTTGGGAACGGACTTCAGTCGTTCCACCGATGCGGATACCGATGCCGATGCCGATGCAACTCCATCATCGGGGCTGATTCGGATTGGGATGCATCAACATGAGCCGATGTTTCTGGAACTGAGCGAAGACGATTTGCCGAATCCGAATCTGCAAGCCAACCAAGCCATGACTTGGCTGAATGAGTCATTGCTGGCCACGGATGCGGGTCAACGGCAAGTGCTGCGGACCTTTGTGGGATGGATCGCGGACATCGCCAACGGCATGAATTATGTGCATGCGATGCGCATTTCGCATCTCGATATCAAGCCCGATAATCTGCTGGTGGTCAACGAAACGGTCATTCAAGTCACCGATTTCGGAATCGCGTTTCGGTCGCAATCGCTGGATCAGGCACACAATTTGGAGCGTGGGACACCACCGTTTATCCCACCGGAGCAATTCCACGCGTATGCCGACGCAAACGAACGCGGGACACCGATTTTACATGACATTTACTCGCTGGGCACGACGCTCTATTGCTGCCTGACGCTGTCGATGCCGTTTATTGCAATGGACGATCAGGGCAATCCCAAATTGGACGATCAGGGCAAAATCCTGATCGACCGCGACGCCAAGCGAGCGAATCGCTTCCCGACGCCACGTGCGTTGTGCCCGAAAATTCCGCGTGATTTGGAAGCGATTTGCCTGCGTGCGATGGCGACCGATCCGGCATCGCGCTACCCTAGCATGGCCGAATTCGAGCAGGATTTGCGTCATTATCTGGCAAATCGCCCCGTGACGGCTCGCCCCGCGTCGATGGTGCATCGCGCTCGGCTGTGGCGTCGCCGCAATCCGTCGCTGAGTATCGCCATTGGATTGTCGCTGGTGGCACTGATGACGGTCAGCATTGCGATTGTGCGCGCGATTCGCTCGGAATTCGCCGTGCTGACCGCCGAGAATCGGATTCGCGAGCAGGAAAATCAAATCCTCACCGCCGAATTGAAGCAAGCCTCCGAAGAGAATCGTCGCCAATTCGTGCAATTGGCGGAAGATGCCAGCCATCGCGGAAATTGGGACGAAGCGTTGCGGCTCACCGATCGCGCCCTGCAACATGCAGATGATCCGCTACCGTTGCAGGTGGGCCGCATTCCCGCACTGCTCGCGCTCAATCGCCAATTTGAAGCCCAAGACGAACTACGACGATTGAGCGAGACCGTTCAGACGCCGGAACTCCAGGGATTGGTGCAATTCTACCAGGCGGATTTGGTGTTGTGGGAACCGACCCGAGCCAAAGAAGGCCAACGATTGCTGGAACAGGCAATCCAAAACGGCTTGCCCCCCGCGGAATTGGCCACCGCCAAGGGATTGCTCGCCAGCAAAACCCGCGAATCGATCCAATGTTTTCGCGATGCTCTGGGGCACGATCCGTACTGCCACCGCGCTCGAACGCACCTGATTCTGTCGCACTTGTTTGTGTGCGATCTCGAGGTGACGCAGCAGGAAATCCAGCGATTCCGCGAGTTGTATCCGCACGATGGCTTTGCGGATCTGGCGGATGCTTGGCAGGCGTTATTGTCGCTGAAACTCGACGAAATCCCCCCGTATTTGGATGCGTTCCTTGCCAAGCGACCGGATGTCGATCCCAAGCCACTGCGGGAATTCTTCCAAACCTTTGGCCCCGTCCTGAAGGACGCCGTTCAGTATTGGAATTCCGACGGAGAGAATCCACTGGTGCTGTTCAAGATTGCCTCACGCTTGAAGCCGCTCAGCAGCCAATCATCCGGCCAATTCGCGGCGTTGGGATACGGCAGCCCGATTATTCAACGGCTCACGCGGGTGATTCCCATCGTTTCGCAAAGCCTGGCCAACCGCATCTGGGGCCCCTCACAGGCCGCGGTTCAGAAGATGCGCGAGGAATACGCCCAGCACCCCGAAGCGTTGTTGTTGTACACCGCGGCGATCTTGCAACTGGACATCGCCGTGACAACATCGACCGCGGGGAAAGTCCCGGAAACCAAGCAAGCCTTGCTCGAATTGGCCGATTTGAACCAACTCGGAATGCTGGCCCCTTCGTTGTTACAAACCAAGAATTTCCGCTGGCGATTCCGCATGTTGAACTGCGTCGCCAACGGCGCACTGCTCACATTGGAACCGGACTCATCCCCGGAACGGGAGCGGCAATTGCACGATGATTTACGCCTGCTGATTCTCGAAACCCGCGAAGAAGTCGTCTTCCGGGACACCTTCCCGATCGTCCTCCAAGCCGTTGGCCCGGCACGTGGCCGACTGTTTTTGTTGGATTGGATCGAAGACAATGCACGGGATATTCGCCCGTTGCGTCTGCTCGCTCGACTGGAATTCAAGGCAGGGAATCTCGCCGAGGCGCGAAAACGCACCGAGCAAGCACTCGCACTCGCGCCAAACGACCAAGAAGCCCGCGAACTGTTACAAACCATCGATGCGGCCCCCGAAATGATTCCGGTGGCCCCCCGACCTCTCCCCGACATGAAATGAGCGTCCGAAATGGCATCTCTGCCCACTTACGAACAAATGCTGAAAACCACTCCATTGACCGCCGAAATGACCCGATTGGAGCGACAAGCCGCCCGCACTTGGCCGACCGAATCGCACTGGTTGACGCAATTTGGCCTGCGCGATGGCCAGCGCGTGTTGGATCTCGGCTGTGGCACGGGTGCGTTCACGCATCGGCTGCATGCGCTCTGCCCGGCCAGCCCGATTACGGGTGTCGATCACAATGTCGCCTGGCTGAACAAGGCCCAGCAACAAACGCCACACGCCGCGATTCGCTGGGTCGAAGCCACCGTCACCGAAACCGGGTTGCCCGATGAATCGTTCGATTGGGTCATTTCCCGATTTGTGCTGCGCTTTCTGCCCGATCCGATGGCGGCGATTCGGGAAGCGATGCGGCTGTTGGTCCCCGGCGGCAAGCTCGTGCTGATCGACGCCGACGATGATCTCGCCGCGATTATCGATCCGCCGATCCGCCCCCAGACCGGCCACGGTCCCCCCTGGCGCGATCAATCGATGTATCGCGCGGGCCGCCATCTCATTCGTTGGCTGCGGCAGGCGGATTGTCACAACATTCAATTCCAGGCCATCGCCAGCCATAGCGATTTGCTCGGGCTGGATGCGTTTTCCGTGACTGCATGGGGGGATTCCGCATCGCAATCCTGGCAGCACGATTTCGTGCAAAACCCCGATGCGCTGATCTTGTTGATGCACTTCTTGGCGTGCGGCGAAAAAAGTTCGGGAAATTCCCCGATTCCGAA
This DNA window, taken from Tuwongella immobilis, encodes the following:
- a CDS encoding M20/M25/M40 family metallo-hydrolase, which codes for MALDTEAAIDRLMHFLAIEGITGEEQAIATAIRQSLLDLGVPESAIRFDTANERIPLPTQTGNLIVELPGTRDDEPRLLFSTHMDTVPLARGAVPVRKGSRIVPQGETALGGDNRTGVAVLVTLVAELFKQKLPHPPITLLFTVREESGLFGARYLEKADLGDDLAMCFNVDGRSAAHLTIGAVGAERWEIEITGKASHAGVYPDRGISATLIAALGLTRVHEGGWFGKVEKDSKFGTSNIGTFGDAQGRAAGDATNVVTDFVKITGESRSHDARFIREISGAYKAAFHDAAEQVRDHEGKKGKVKFTSRQDYHPFKLKEDAPVVLRARAAVEAISRTPEVKTTNGGLDANWLVKHGIPTVTFGAGQNEIHTIKEFVDLAEFDSGCRLALALATMAE
- a CDS encoding alpha/beta hydrolase family protein, which gives rise to MHRIRACLIGIVALSALIGCGKRPNRKPIRPVEISRTAAPILDKILQETQSKFAPDWPAVQIRVLPDGELQADIVAVNSQSWASEYLSGGVPIVVSEEDLTKIQNGKILTITNSSNPPRFGFVNFPAQPQGKLVDARKNFSTRLTKKSHPQGSAGYPPRETFNLVLYPTSLGFFEAFLSKLPKDDQKHPAIIWITGGDCNTIDQGCYNQGPYSADQSASAYREAGIVMMFPSLRGGNSNPGQKEGFLGEVDDVIAAADFLAKQPGIDPNRIYLGGHSTGGTLVLLAAASSSKFRAVFSFGPADTPVGYPEEFTPFDTNDPFEVELRAPIKWLQDITTPTFLFEGAKEPSNADAVHAMSNRVPLVQGFVVQGRDHFTVLAVNNLIAERILADTGPTCNLKFSEPDFAQFR
- a CDS encoding class I SAM-dependent methyltransferase, producing the protein MASLPTYEQMLKTTPLTAEMTRLERQAARTWPTESHWLTQFGLRDGQRVLDLGCGTGAFTHRLHALCPASPITGVDHNVAWLNKAQQQTPHAAIRWVEATVTETGLPDESFDWVISRFVLRFLPDPMAAIREAMRLLVPGGKLVLIDADDDLAAIIDPPIRPQTGHGPPWRDQSMYRAGRHLIRWLRQADCHNIQFQAIASHSDLLGLDAFSVTAWGDSASQSWQHDFVQNPDALILLMHFLACGEKSSGNSPIPKK
- a CDS encoding serine/threonine-protein kinase, with amino-acid sequence MSNGSIAEPLCIRCQRVAVVPDFDMCHDCMIQEALVIPAYRSVGSPPDSPAAALAVAQPDSSSAPPQSADSQSRIPGYRLVRFLGEGAMGRVYFAYRLHEVGSTRTEVAEPVAVKVIRRERLARRPDAIANFAREATVMQALRHPHIIQVIDFDLEGEIPYLAMPWCEGGRLTDYLERVMDLARHPWFGQRTVASKPPQSDATQMPSESILRSQSPGLGTDFSRSTDADTDADADATPSSGLIRIGMHQHEPMFLELSEDDLPNPNLQANQAMTWLNESLLATDAGQRQVLRTFVGWIADIANGMNYVHAMRISHLDIKPDNLLVVNETVIQVTDFGIAFRSQSLDQAHNLERGTPPFIPPEQFHAYADANERGTPILHDIYSLGTTLYCCLTLSMPFIAMDDQGNPKLDDQGKILIDRDAKRANRFPTPRALCPKIPRDLEAICLRAMATDPASRYPSMAEFEQDLRHYLANRPVTARPASMVHRARLWRRRNPSLSIAIGLSLVALMTVSIAIVRAIRSEFAVLTAENRIREQENQILTAELKQASEENRRQFVQLAEDASHRGNWDEALRLTDRALQHADDPLPLQVGRIPALLALNRQFEAQDELRRLSETVQTPELQGLVQFYQADLVLWEPTRAKEGQRLLEQAIQNGLPPAELATAKGLLASKTRESIQCFRDALGHDPYCHRARTHLILSHLFVCDLEVTQQEIQRFRELYPHDGFADLADAWQALLSLKLDEIPPYLDAFLAKRPDVDPKPLREFFQTFGPVLKDAVQYWNSDGENPLVLFKIASRLKPLSSQSSGQFAALGYGSPIIQRLTRVIPIVSQSLANRIWGPSQAAVQKMREEYAQHPEALLLYTAAILQLDIAVTTSTAGKVPETKQALLELADLNQLGMLAPSLLQTKNFRWRFRMLNCVANGALLTLEPDSSPERERQLHDDLRLLILETREEVVFRDTFPIVLQAVGPARGRLFLLDWIEDNARDIRPLRLLARLEFKAGNLAEARKRTEQALALAPNDQEARELLQTIDAAPEMIPVAPRPLPDMK